Part of the Sphingorhabdus pulchriflava genome is shown below.
CCAACTGGGGCATCACCGAAACCGTTGCGCGGCAGCAGGGTTATGCCGGTCGGATGCAGGATCTGCCGCGCGCGACAGCCGCTGCGATATATCGCCAGCTGTACTGGGCGCGCCCCCGTTTTGACCAGGTGGCGGCGACGGCCCCGAAGTTGGCAGCCGAGCTGTTCGACACCGGAATCAATATGGGCATCGGGATGGCGACATCGTTTCTGCAGCGGTCGCTGAACGCGCTCAACCGTGGTGGTGCAGATTATGCTGATATCGCGGTCGATCGCGCGATCGGGCCTGCCACGCTGGCGGCGCTGAATGCATTTCTGGCGAAGCGCGGAGCCGCCGGGGAGGCTGTGCTGATCAAGGCGTGTGAGGCGCTCCAGGGTTCGCATTACCTGACGTTGGCGGAACGAAAGCCGAGTCAGGAAGCGTTCCTTTATGGCTGGCTCGCCAACCGGATTGGGAACTGACATGGCGCCCGAAATCGACTGGCCGCTGGATAGCAACCGCATCCGCCGCGGTATGATCAACCACACGTTCGGCATGGTGCGGCGCAATCTTAACGGTTCCACTCGTCCGCATCAGGGGTGGGATCTGTTTGCCGCCCCGGGCACGCCCTGCTTTGCGGTTGCCGATGGCTATATCAAGCTGATCCGCACCGAGGGTGATTATGGCAACACCATCGTGCTGGCGTTCATTTTTGAAGGGGATGAGCTGTTCGCCGCCTATTCGCACCTGTCGCACATCGGCGTGAAAGTGGGGCAGGTGGTGCGCCGCGGCGAGCAAATCGGGCTGACCGGTAATACCGGCAACGCGGCATCGATGCGCGGCGATGATTGCCACCTGCATTTTGAGCTGCGCGATGTACCTGCGCCCGGGCGCGGGCTTTCCAACCGGCTGTCGCCGTTGCACCTTTTTGGCGAATGTCCGCTGCATGCGCCGGTGATGCGGAGGGCGGCATGACGGGCTGGGTTAAATTCTGGGCGTTGTTTCTAACGCCGGCGACAGCAAGATTCATCCTCGCGCTCATTGCGCTGGGTATGGCTGGCGGCGTGATGTGGGGCCTGATGACCCTGCAGATCGATGAACGCAACCGGGAGCCGGTAATGCTGGCGGTCGGCATCGTGATGTCGCTCGCCTCGAGCGCGTTCGGATATTATTTCGGTAGCACCGCGCGAGGCGACACGCGCGAGCCGGAAGCGCCGCCACTGCCCACCGCGCAGTCGGTTTTGAACCTTGATGGTGCGGAGCTGGACCGGTGAGATTGCTACGCTGGATCGTCGATCGCTTTATTGCGCGCGCGGTGGCACGGGAAACGCACCCGCTGCGCGTTGTGACCCATGAAGATCATCGGTTGCTGCTGCTTCGCTATCAACCGTTTTGGTACGACGAATTTGTCACCACGACAGGGAAGCACCACATGCGCCCGCCTTGGTGGCGTCCGTTCAATATCCTGCTGCACCATTGGCAAGCCTCTCATCGCGAGGAAATGCACGATCACCCGCGCTGGTCGATTACGATTGTTTTGCGCGGTTCGTTGATCGAGCACACCCCGTGGCGCAGCAGAGTGCTGACACCGGGTAGTATCGTTCTGCGTTCCCGCAAGGCCATCCATGCCTTTGAAATTGTGGGCGATGTGCAGCCTTGGACATTGTTCATCGTAGGTCGGCGCAACCACCGGCAAAACGGTTACATCGTCAAGCCGTTCGGAAAAGCGACAGCTGCAAAGGAGAAACCACCTATGACCGAAGAACAGATCAAACACATGGCCGAACGCTTTCTCGGTTGGAAACTGCCAGACAATTTCAGTCCTGATGCCGGGATCAGTTTTACGCCCGAGTTCAACGTCGAATATATGGCCAAGCAGGGCAAGCCGCCCATGCGGCATGAGCCGATTGGCACTAATCTGCTGAACTACACGCAGGCAGAAGCGATGGTGCGGCACATGTTGGAGGGTCTGCCATCATGATCCCGTTTTTATCCCCGTTCATCCTGCGCCTGATCGGTGGCAGGGTGAAATGGCTGGCTGATCTGCTGGCCGTGCTCGCGATTGTTGCCCTGGTATTCGGCAGCTGGAAGCTGTGGCTGCATTTTCACGACAAGGGCGTGATCGCCGCGCACGAGGCCGAGGTGACTGCCGAGGTCGAGCTGGTGACCGAAGAGGCCAGTGAAGTAGCCGATGCCGAAGAGGCCGCGCGCCGGGCCGAATTCGAAGCCGAACAGGCGCAATCCAAAAAGGAGATTGAAGATGCGAAAGCGAATAATCGCAGCCCTCTCGACGCTTTGTTTCGTTAGTCTGACCGCTGGGTCATGTCAGCAGTCGGTTCGCATTGCCAAGCCTCCTGCCGCCAAGCTGACCTGCGCCGAACTGCCGGCATCGCCGCAACTGACCACGCTCGATTGGGCAAAGGTGCAAACTGTCGAAGAGGCCAAGGCGCTGGTTTTTGCGCGTGAAGGTGAGACGGCCGATTACATCGTTTCCTTGCGCAGCGCGTGGTTCAGTTGCCGCAGCACGGTGCAATGGCATGCCGATTACAATGCGCAGCTGCCTGACTGATTAACCGGATTCCCTGCCACATCGGCCCTGATCAAAGGCCGAAGCGGTGGGGTTGGGCGTTAGCGCGCCCTTCCCGACGGAATTGACCCGTCCTGACCTGCAAGGCCTGCACAGGCCAGCACCGCACCCTGCGAGGGCGGTGCGTGTGTAGAAGGACGAACACACCCATGTCGACTCCGCTTTTTTCCGAGCTTGTTTCCTCCACCCATCCCGCTGCCGGTTATATCGGTGGCAAGCGCAAGCTGGCGCGGCAGATCTGCGCCGCGATCGATCGCCTGCCACACCGCACCTATGTTGAGGTATTCATGGGGATGGGCGGCATTTTTCTTCGCCGCACGCGCGCCGCGCCCAGCGAGGTGATCAACGACCTGTCAGAGGACGTTTCCACCTTTTTCCGCGTGCTGCAGCGGCACTACATCGCCTTCCTCGACATGCTGCGATTTCAGGTGACGTCGCGCAGCGGCTTTGAAAAACTGGCGGCGCTAGATCCAGCATCGCTGACCGACCTAGAGCGATCAGCGCGCTTCCTCTATCTTCAACGCCTGTCCTATGGCGGCAAGGGGACCAACCGCAGTTTCGGAGTCGACCCGGTGTCGCCGGCGGGTTTCGACATGACGAAGATCCCTCCACTGCTCGAGGCGCTGCACGAACGGCTCGCCCCGGTGACGATCGAGCGGTTGAGCTGGGAAGAACTGATCCCGAAATATGACCATGCGCAGGCGCTGTTCTACCTCGACCCGCCTTATTATGGCAGTGAGGGGGATTATGGGGCGTCGCTGTTCAACCGGTCACACTTTCACCGGATGGCAAAGCTGTTGGCCTCGATCGAGGGGACGTTCCTGCTCAGCCTGAACGACCATCCCGATGTGCGAGCCATCTTTGCCGACTTTGCGATGTGCGAGTTTGAAGTGAAATACAGCGTCGGCGGCGGCGACAAGCAGGTCGACGCGCGCGAACTGGTGATATCGAACCTTGAACAGGCAAAGCTCGACCAGGTGCTGGCCGTGCGGGCAGGTGGTCGATGATTTGGTGGCGGTGCCACGCGCTGGTGCTGACCGGGATATGCGCCGCGCGATTCAAACGGCTTTATGGCTGTACCAGCGCAGCATCGTCCCCTCATCCCACAACGGCCGCCAGACGCCGTGCAGATAGAAAAACCGCACCCAACCCGGGCAACCCGGCGTCAGTGCGCAGCGGCACCGACGGTTGAACAGGCTGTAGCTGCCACCAACGCGCCGGCGGAGTTGATCAAGATCGACCGACTGCTCGGCATGGCAATGGCTGCAGCTCCCCTTCACCTGCCTTTCGGTGGCGATCATACGGTCAAGCGACCGGCAGGATTCGAGGATGATGTGGGCGGACATTGGGTGGGGCCGGATTGCGCCGGCCCCGTTCTTTTACAGGTTGCGTTTCAGCCAGTCGTTGCCGGCAGGCAAAGCGTGGCATGTTGCCCAGTCTGATCCTGTCTTCAATTCAATCACTACAACGCGATCGGAAGGATCGAGCTTTGCGCGAACCAGATCGCGCACCGCCGAAGCAGGCCCTTTCAACTCTGCAAGCCAGACCGATTCCGCAACACGCGCGGCCGACCAGCTGTTCAAAAGGGTGTAGAGTGCCGTGTAATTGCGCGGCGGTTTGTTGTCATAAGTGATCAAGTACTTCATTGTTCATCGTCCTAAGATAGGCCGTGAACCAGGTTGACTCGACTCTCTGAAAGGCAGATAGCCCTTATCGCTAGCAAAATCAGACCCGGCCACGGGTATGGATTCGACCCTTCGGTGCGCCTAACACCGGAGGGTCATTTGCATTTTGGCAGGCAGTGAGTGATTCTGCAAAATTTCAGCATGGGATAATCTGTGGACAAACGGTTCCAATCAGGGGCCATTTGTTCCTTGACTGTTCTGCTTCTCTTAGAGCAGCGCCGCGTTGCGGTGGGCGTGGTTAACGCCATTCCAACAGAAAAATTTTTCATTTTCCGATTTTTTGTGACGCAATTCTATGTCCAAGTCGGTTGCGGCTATCGAATCACCTGCAACGAAGTCGTCCATAACGCTCTACGGCATGCCCGCTAGCGACCATCGCGCAGCCTAGATCCACGCCACCAGCCTCGCACCGCGCCAGCAGCCTGCCATAGCTGTCATGGCCATTGGTGATGCAGGTCACCCGCTTGCCGCGGATCAACGCCGACAGTCCGCGCTTTGCGGCGGCGCCATCTCCTGGCGTACACTCGCGGCCTTGTCTGCAATGACCAGGCATTTCGGGCGCATCGATCGACAACAACCGTACCAGTCCGATATCGCGGCAACGAAGGGTGTCGCCATCGACAGCGATCGGGGCGGTACATGTAAGGATGGCAGCGGCAAAAAACATGCAGTCTCCTTACGTTCTCACTTCATGCA
Proteins encoded:
- a CDS encoding glycoside hydrolase family 108 protein; the encoded protein is MSNIDQLIDEVIEREGGYVNHPADRGGPTNWGITETVARQQGYAGRMQDLPRATAAAIYRQLYWARPRFDQVAATAPKLAAELFDTGINMGIGMATSFLQRSLNALNRGGADYADIAVDRAIGPATLAALNAFLAKRGAAGEAVLIKACEALQGSHYLTLAERKPSQEAFLYGWLANRIGN
- a CDS encoding M23 family metallopeptidase, which gives rise to MAGSPTGLGTDMAPEIDWPLDSNRIRRGMINHTFGMVRRNLNGSTRPHQGWDLFAAPGTPCFAVADGYIKLIRTEGDYGNTIVLAFIFEGDELFAAYSHLSHIGVKVGQVVRRGEQIGLTGNTGNAASMRGDDCHLHFELRDVPAPGRGLSNRLSPLHLFGECPLHAPVMRRAA
- a CDS encoding DNA adenine methylase; the encoded protein is MSTPLFSELVSSTHPAAGYIGGKRKLARQICAAIDRLPHRTYVEVFMGMGGIFLRRTRAAPSEVINDLSEDVSTFFRVLQRHYIAFLDMLRFQVTSRSGFEKLAALDPASLTDLERSARFLYLQRLSYGGKGTNRSFGVDPVSPAGFDMTKIPPLLEALHERLAPVTIERLSWEELIPKYDHAQALFYLDPPYYGSEGDYGASLFNRSHFHRMAKLLASIEGTFLLSLNDHPDVRAIFADFAMCEFEVKYSVGGGDKQVDARELVISNLEQAKLDQVLAVRAGGR
- a CDS encoding thermonuclease family protein, which encodes MFFAAAILTCTAPIAVDGDTLRCRDIGLVRLLSIDAPEMPGHCRQGRECTPGDGAAAKRGLSALIRGKRVTCITNGHDSYGRLLARCEAGGVDLGCAMVASGHAVERYGRLRCR